In Planctomycetota bacterium, the genomic stretch GCCGTCACTCCGCACTGCGGGGGCGAGGGGGGGTGCACTTGACCGAACGGATACGCTACGACATCCTTGAGTATGGCCGAGGCAGGCGCCTTCGAATCGCCATGTGGCACCATGTCCGAGGTGAGATCGACCACGCCACCATCCTCCCGCCCGGGGAACACCTCTAGGTCCTCCCGCACTTGCCAGTCCAGGAGACTGCGGCTGAGGAGGTACGGAGGAACTGTCGTACGAATGGAAGCGCCCTCCCCGCGGTCTCTCTCGCCTCGGCCCAACTCACCTCACGCCAGATAGCTCTTCATCGTGGCCAGTTCGCGCGGCAGGTGGGTTTGCCAGGGCTCCCAGGCGATCCACTCGCCGCTCAGGTGGCCCTGGAAGTCCACGCTCTGGAGGAGCTGGACGGCGCGGCGGTGATCAATGATGCCGGTCCCGATGGGGCAGAGGTCCAGGCCGCCCTTGTCATTGCGCTTGCCGTCGTGGAAGTGCACGTGCCGGATGAAGGGCCGCAGGGCCGCAAACGCCGCGTCCATCGTCATGCCCGCGGCGTTCACAGGGTGCATGATGTCCCAGTTCGCACGCACGCTGGGGTGGGCGACCAGGCTGAGCACGCGCGCGAGGTCGCGCGCGTCGCACCACGAGTCGTGGGTCTCGACGCAGAGGGCGACTCCGGCGACACGGGCCTCCTCGGCGAGCTGCGAAAGGCAGTCGGCCACCTGGTGCGTCGCCTCGTCGCGGCTCATGCCCTTGGGGATGACGCCGCCGAAGACGCGCATCGTGGGCGCACCGAGGTCGTGGGCGAGGGCGATGAGCGCGCGCGAGTCGGCCATCATGCGGCTCAGCTCGCCCGCGGTGGGCGCCGTGTACGAGCACGACGTGGCGAGGCAGGCCACGGCGATGCCGGCGTCTTCGGCCATCCTGCGGAGCTCGGCGCGCTGGGCGGGCGTGGCCGTGGTCTCGATGCCGTGGGCGTGCTTGGCCTGGGCGCGCGGCTCCACGCCGTCGTAGCCGAAGCGCTTCGCTACCCCGAGCACCTCGGGCCAGGTGAGTTCGGGGCACGAGAAGGTCATGAAGCTGAACCGCATCGGAGCGCTCCTGACAACCGTGATGCGAGACCCCCGGGCGGCATTATACACATGCCGCGGCGCCGCGCCACCCGCGCTTGACGCGGGCGGGCGCGAGCGGCATAGTGGAGAAAGCCAAAGACGGTCCGAGGCTGCACCATCAGGAGACCAGAGAATGAATGCCGAGTTCCTTCTTGCCGCTGCCTGCGCCCTGGGCTCGGTGGCCGCGGCGCTCGCCGGCGATGCGCCGCCGGCCAGCCCCGATATTCTGAAGTCGCTGCGCCCGGGCCATCCGCGCCTCCTCGCGCTCGAGGCCGATCTGGCCCGCGTGCGCGAGATGATCGCGAAGGAGGCGCTGGCGAAAGAGTACCACGCCGCGCTCCGCGCGCAGGCCGAACGCTACCTGAAGGACCCGCCGCTGGAGTACAAGCTCATCGGGCCGCGCCTCCTGCACGTGAGCCGCGCGGCGGTGGACCGCCTCTACACCCTCGGCCTGCTCTTCCGCCTCGACGGCGAGGCGACCTTCGCCGACCGCGCCATCGCCGAGCTGCTCAACGTGTGCGCGTTCAAGGACTGGCACCCCTCGCACTTCCTCGACACGGCCGAGATGACCCACGCCGTCGCCATCGGCTACGACTGGTTCTACGGTCGCCTGTCGCCCGAGCAGCGCCGCACCGTGGTCGAGGCCATCGTGAACAAGGGCCTGCTGCCCGCCAAGAAGGTCTACGACGGCGACGGCTGGTGGGCGAAGTCCACCCACAACTGGAACCAGGTGTGCAACGGCGGCATCGCCATCGGCGCGCTGGCCATCGCTGACGAGCAGCCGGAGCTGGCCGCCTACATCCTCAACGCCGCCCGCGCCTCGATTCCGCGCGCGACGCGCAGCTACGAGCCCGACGGCGGCTGGGCCGAAGGCCCCGGCTACTGGCACTACGCCACGCGGTACAACGTCTACTACCTCGCCACGCTCCAGACGGCCCTCGGCACCGACCTGGGCCTCCTCGAGGCCATGCCCGGCTTCCGCAAGGCGGGCGACTTCCGGCTCTACTTCGCCGGCCCCGTGGGCCGCACCTTCAACTACGCCGACGCCGGCGACCGCACGGGGCGCGCGGCCGAGATGTTCTGGCTCGCCCGCACCCTCGACCAGCCGCGCTACGCCTGGCACGAGCGGAACTGCGAGGGCCGCCCCGACGCCCTCGACCTCCTCTGGTTCGACCCGCGCGGGGCCGGGCCCAAGGCCGAGAACTGGCCCCTCGACCGCGCCTTCCGCGGCGTCGAGGTCGCCTTCCTGCGCTCCGCCTGGGAGGACCGCGAGGCCATCTTCGTGGGCTTCAAGGGCGGCGACAACAAGGCCAACCACTCGAACCTCGACCTCGGCGTGTTCGTGCTCGACGCCCTGGGCCAGCGCTGGGCGGTGGACCTCGGCGGCGACGACTACAATCTGCCCGCCTACTTCGGCAACAAGCGCTGGACCTACTACCGCCTGCGCACCGAGGGCCACAACACCCTCACCTTCAACGGCGAAAACCAGGACCCCGCGGCCAGCGCGCCCCTGGTAGCCTTCGCCTCGACGCCCGCGCGGGCCTTCGCCATCGCCGACCTCTCGCGCGCGAGCAAGCAGGCCGCCCGCTGGCGGCGCGGCATGGCGCTCCTCGACCGCAAGGAGGTCCTCGTGCAGGACGAGGTGCAGCTCAAGGCCCCCGCCGAGCTGGCCTGGACGCTCCACACGCCCGCGACGATCGCGCTCGATGGGGCGACGGCCACGCTGAAGATTGGCGAGGCCTGCCTGCGCGCGGCCATCCTCGAGCCGAAGGAGGCGAAGTTCGAAACCGCCTCCGCCGCCCCGCCGCCGCCCCAGGCGCAGAACGCGGGCATCACCCGCCTGATGGTGCGCCTGCCGCAGTTCACCGAAGGCCGCCTTGCCATCCTCCTCACGCCCTATCGCGGCCAGCCGCCCGCGCCCCAGCGCGCCGTCACCCCCCTCCAGCAATGGATTGACGAAACCCCAGGCTCGGCCCTGGGCAAATGAAAATGTGGGGGAAACTTCGTGCACGAAGTTTCCCCCACACCCCCTTCAAGGACTCTCAGATTGGGCATGGCCATTCGCGCGCTTCGCGGCGAATGGCCATGCCCAGTGCGAAAGTTCTTGGGCAGGAGGGGGCGCGGGGGAGGAAGCCCTTCTTGTCAAGAAGGGCTTCCTCCCCCGCCTTCATCGCACCATCATTCGTTCTTCACGCCTTCGAGAATCGCCACCAGCGCGTACATGGGCTCCCAGTCGGGGCCGGTGACCACGGCGTCGAAGGCGTCGTGGAGGCGGGGCGGGGGGTTGAAGCCGATGGCCAGTCCGCCGCGCTCGCGCGCGAGGCGGGCGAGGGGCACGTCGTCCTCATTGTGGCCCACGGCCGTGGGCACGCCGGCGCCCGTGTCAGTCAGACGGCGCTCGATGGACTGGCGTTTGGCCGCGCCGTTGGCCAGCAGGCGTGCGGGATCGTAGCCGGCGAAGACACGCTCGCCGCGCGGCCCGGGCTCGAACACCAGGGTGTTCGCCTCGAAGAAGGTCAAGCCGGGGACCTGCTCGAGATAGGCTCGCGCCACCACGTCGAGGCCCAGGGTGGCGAGGCCCGTCGGCGCGTGTTCCGCCATCAGCGCGATGCACTCGGCGGCAAGAGCGTGCGACTGGCGTGGGAGCGTGCCAGCCGCCTCGACGAAGTAGTGCTCGGGCACGCCGCGCATCGTCCACTCGTACCACGCGATCAGCCGCGCGGCGGGCGTGAGGCCGCCGGCGAGACGCTTGGCCTTGGTGAGCGCGCGGTAGGCGCCGCCAACGAGCAGCCGCGCGAACAGCCGGCGGTCGGAAGCGCGGGCGGGCCTGCGGAGCAGCCGCCGCGCGATGCGGCGGCCCAGAGTCTCCTGCGAGATGCGCGGGAAGATGCACTCATCGAGGTCCAGCGCGAAGAGGTCCGTGCGCGCGAAGGCCGCCCGCAGCTCGCCGAGCGGCCGCGAAACCGCGATCCCGGGGCCGATGCGTTGCCAAGCCACGCCGCGTCCCCTCACGAGCTCGGTGTTCGCAACAGGTGCCGGCTCTCGCCCGGCGGCAGCGTGGTTCGCCGCGCACTGTCTTGAGGGCCGGGGGCGATGAGCACGGCCTTGACCCCGTTGGGGATCACGAGCGTGAGTTCGTGGCCGCCCTCGCGCGCGGCGGCCGCGAAACCGATGGGGCCGCGCGGCGTGTGGGCGGCCAGTTCCAGGCTCGCCAGGTCGCCGAGCTGCGGGCGGATCTCGCAACGGGCGAAGCCGGGCGCCGCCGGACGGATGCCCGCGACGCTCATGAACGCCACATAGAGCGGCGCCACGGGGCAATGGCTCCACTGGTCGCCGCTGTCGGGCTCGGCCCTCCAGCATTCCTGAAGCGTGTTGTTCTCGACGACCGAGCGCATCGGCGCCCAGCGCTCGCGCAGGTCGCGGAGCACGGCGTCAATGCGTCCGCCCCTGGCCAGCGCCCAGAGGCGCCAGCCGGCGTTGGCGGGGTACGAGAGTCCCATCTCGGGCGGGCAATCGGCCAGGGTGCGGAGCGCCGACGCCGTCTCGCCGCCGGGGCACTGATCGAAGAGGATCGCCGTGGCCAGCGAACGGTCGCACAGGCGCAGGCCGCCGTCGTCGTTCCGCCACGGCAGGTTGGCGATGAAGAGACCAAGGTCCGGGCTCCAGAACTTCCGCACGGCCGCGGCCTGGAGGCGCTTGCCGAAGGTCGTGAGGTGTCGCGCCGGGCGCCCGTCGCCGAAGGCGCGGGCGAGGGGGGCGAGGGCGTGCTGGAGCATGGCCGCGGCGTAAAGATTGAACGCGCACTGCTTGTGCCGCTGGGCGCGATAGGCGTCGTGATCGATCCACACGGCGGGCACGCCGAGACCCTCGACGGGCAGCAGGCCATCCTCGTGGCGCACGAGGCCCCGCAGGTAGTCGGCGAAGCGGAGGAGGCGGGGATACGGCTCGCGGACGGCCTCGAGGTCGCCCGTCTCCCAGTAGTGGTTCCAGCAGTCGAAGGCGAAGCCCACGCCGTGGTCGAGGAGCGGCCCCCAGGGGGTTGCCCCGACCTGCCGCTGCATCACGCGGGCGAGCCGGTCGTAGGCGGGCCAGCAGTCGAGGAAATAGCCGTCGAGCGTCAACCCCTGGCTGAACGTGGCGAGGAAG encodes the following:
- a CDS encoding sugar phosphate isomerase/epimerase family protein — translated: MRFSFMTFSCPELTWPEVLGVAKRFGYDGVEPRAQAKHAHGIETTATPAQRAELRRMAEDAGIAVACLATSCSYTAPTAGELSRMMADSRALIALAHDLGAPTMRVFGGVIPKGMSRDEATHQVADCLSQLAEEARVAGVALCVETHDSWCDARDLARVLSLVAHPSVRANWDIMHPVNAAGMTMDAAFAALRPFIRHVHFHDGKRNDKGGLDLCPIGTGIIDHRRAVQLLQSVDFQGHLSGEWIAWEPWQTHLPRELATMKSYLA
- a CDS encoding heparinase II/III family protein gives rise to the protein MNAEFLLAAACALGSVAAALAGDAPPASPDILKSLRPGHPRLLALEADLARVREMIAKEALAKEYHAALRAQAERYLKDPPLEYKLIGPRLLHVSRAAVDRLYTLGLLFRLDGEATFADRAIAELLNVCAFKDWHPSHFLDTAEMTHAVAIGYDWFYGRLSPEQRRTVVEAIVNKGLLPAKKVYDGDGWWAKSTHNWNQVCNGGIAIGALAIADEQPELAAYILNAARASIPRATRSYEPDGGWAEGPGYWHYATRYNVYYLATLQTALGTDLGLLEAMPGFRKAGDFRLYFAGPVGRTFNYADAGDRTGRAAEMFWLARTLDQPRYAWHERNCEGRPDALDLLWFDPRGAGPKAENWPLDRAFRGVEVAFLRSAWEDREAIFVGFKGGDNKANHSNLDLGVFVLDALGQRWAVDLGGDDYNLPAYFGNKRWTYYRLRTEGHNTLTFNGENQDPAASAPLVAFASTPARAFAIADLSRASKQAARWRRGMALLDRKEVLVQDEVQLKAPAELAWTLHTPATIALDGATATLKIGEACLRAAILEPKEAKFETASAAPPPPQAQNAGITRLMVRLPQFTEGRLAILLTPYRGQPPAPQRAVTPLQQWIDETPGSALGK